In one window of Bacteroidota bacterium DNA:
- a CDS encoding endo-1,4-beta-xylanase, whose product WGVTDGQSWKNGWPIPGRTDYPLLFDRKYQAKPVVQKIIDEALKN is encoded by the coding sequence CTGGGGAGTTACTGATGGTCAATCCTGGAAAAACGGTTGGCCTATTCCCGGCAGAACAGACTATCCCCTGTTGTTTGACCGTAAATACCAGGCTAAACCTGTTGTACAAAAGATTATTGATGAGGCTTTGAAAAATTAA